The DNA region ttgaattggaaaatggATATATCCAGACAAATTGAGCTACAGTTACTAGGATGAACATGGCATattctaattcttttatttcCAGGGAAACCCGAGTCGAGAGATTCTTGGTATGGTAGATACTTTTGTAGAGGATGTAGCAAGAGTTACAAGCATAAAAGGCACCTTTCGAGCCATATCAAGTACGAATGTGGAAAAGAACCATCCTTCAAGTGCCAAGCCTGTACCAGGAAGTTTTACCAAAAATACACTTTGAATGCCCATCTTCGACAGATGCATAATATAAACTCTTTCTGAAAGTCCAACAACCCTTTATAGTATTGACGAAACATAATCTTCACTCTCCTCAAAGAAGCAATAAATGACTAATTTTGTTCGTCTGCTGTGGACAAAATGGAAAAAGTGCTAATACACAGGGAACATTTGCCAAATAATGTGCCAAATATGGAATTGTTAGCGATATTTACAACTGTTTcaggaataaatatttttcatctcataatttttatttttacttcaacCTCTGAAAACTTTACGTTATGGTcttgtttgtttatttcaagGTTTATGTTCAAGGGAATGATTTTGAGGGAAGTTTGAGCTCAGAATAATCGTTTAAAATGTTATATTATAACTATAATATAGAATATTACAAAATTCACAGCATATAccttcaaaaaataaatcataCACAATAGCTAAAGATACAGCAACACTAGGTAAAATTGCAAGAATCAATCAAATATTCATAATGACGGTTTTtagaattttcacaaaattttgagATACATAGAAATAAAACTGAGAActacatatacatataattTCGAACATCTTCAGATTCGCCAGAATGCTATGCGACATTTTCTGAACCATCGTAGAAACGATAGTCGAATCTGTTTTTTGGACGACCCAGAGAACTCTGCTGTTGGAATCTGTAGCCACAATAGATACAGATCGTCattgatattcgaaaattcatGACCTTCAAATAGGGGGTGGAGAAAGTATTCGTAGAGTTTTTCTTGTGGCACTGTGGACACTCGTACAAGTTATCAGCTGAaaggaaaatgaaatttaatCGAGAAAAATTCTATAGGAAGAGGGTCCATTAAAGTAGCTTTTCCCCAGAAAAAAGTATGATTAAATGATAGGTACTGATTTTCTATAGGAAGTGAATGCTTCAGTTTGagatattttttagtttttctgcTGTAAACTGGATATACTGACACACAATTTTCATTGAACATTTCTTAATAATCTACTGACATGTTTTTCTTATTACAACGACAATAATTACAGAAAGTTAAAAATAGTGCACCTGAAGATGTTCTTGTAACAGCATATATAAGTTGTCATACTAAATTCCACGTGGAACTTCTTTCTTCAGGTGGAAAACATCATGAGGATAAAGATTTAAAAATAAACGATGTataattattgattttcatgAGAATTCTTTATTTTTGTTGTGGTAAATAGTAGCAACTCACCATCTTGTAGTACTTCCACGAATGCAAGATTCCAATAATCTATTCTTCTATTAATTTTATGGTTTTTACGCAggatagaattttttttcgagattGCTCCACATCGATACATTTTTAGATTTGTGTTTATGCCAGTCTCAACTCAGATACGATCTACGAATATTCTGAATATTTCTCTCGTCCTTATTTTCTTAATGCTCATGTGGCATTGTAAACAATTCAGAAAAACGACTGTAACCTAGAAAATTCATATGCCACGAatgttgattttgaaatacaTGATTATACCGATGTTTGCGAAACAAtagtgaatatttttatttcttgaaCAGAAATCATAGTTGAGGGTAGTGGTTATTCATTGATAGTATAATTTACATACAATTTAGATTTGCAGGAAAAATATCGAGTTGGAAAAATTCAACATCAAAAAATTCCGCATTTGATGGAACATCTCATTTCATTTATTGAAACAGGAGGAATTTATGTGGTAGAAATATTTAATATGTAATATTTCCCGTTATACAGGGTTGAGCATAAGTCTCCCAatcaaatttatatttcttCAACTAACAACTCAAAATGAGAACGCTGAAACCCCTCAATTGATGTTTAATCACTCCCATTCTATAGTAATAAAATAGAATTATTTTCGTTAACCCCTAAGCAGCAACCCCATTCaaattccttttttcaaaaacaCACATATACCATGTGTGGACTCCTCGGAAAACTCacgaaaaattgaagaaacaCAGAATTCTcttgaagaaaaaatacaattatttatacagggtgagtctttgactcgtgcacatatttaaacagtagattcttgaggtcgaaagaaacacttttcccatatcatttttttcgattcagccctgataaaaagttttttatttgagcagtgccacccctggaaaaacaaaattaccttcagaagaactagctaaatctgtgttAAGCAGACttgtatttagccaaagtagccaatttatcaaatttcatagataatttttaatttttcaacatcaaattactcgacaatgacgcattatacgagaaaatatgaaaaatacctttattttacaaaacgttcaaatattcaagtTTCAAGagctgggttctttgaatttttggtaattttatgatacgtaatggtcataatgttaaaactggaagacgcgggtcatattttgtgttcgaaaaagattaatcaaatgaatgataaattatattcagaaattcatttcattcgatgaaaccgtttttgagataaaacttaaaatatcatattttatgttttttcaacagcctgtatcttttaaacccagCCGAATCGCGAAAAATggcaaaagaaaaaagtgtttcttttgaccttcaGAATcgagtgttgaaatatttgtagtagTCAAAGACCCACCACCCGGTATATTCAAGcttacaaatattcattagaaacttaatcaatttgaaaaaagcaAAATGGGATTTAGTGCATGAGAATTATAGATAATATCCTGGAAAAACCAATTATAATTAAAACATATCAATAATTTTACGAAAGAAATATGTCAGTGGGTTGAAAAAAAGGCCTActtgaaaatgatttttttttcataagtctTCATCTTTGGGGTGATAAAATAAACCACATAAAATTTAAGTCCATATTGCAATTGATTTGTTTTGAAAACCGAAATGTATGATATTTGcattggttgaaattttttttcctttttccttTTTCCTTTTAGTGAGAAAAATTGGGTTCTCCATAATATATGAATTTCAGTGAGAGTTCCACTAACAAGTTCTCAATTTCAGGTAGGGAAATAACGCATCCTTATTCTTGTGGAACCTGTCAGAAGTCCTATAAATACTCTCACTCTTTAAGTAGACACCTGAAGTACGAATGCGGGAAAGAAGCAACTTTTGGATGCTTTGTC from Coccinella septempunctata chromosome 1, icCocSept1.1, whole genome shotgun sequence includes:
- the LOC123309161 gene encoding uncharacterized protein LOC123309161, yielding MYRCGAISKKNSILRKNHKINRRIDYWNLAFVEVLQDADNLYECPQCHKKNSTNTFSTPYLKVMNFRISMTICIYCGYRFQQQSSLGRPKNRFDYRFYDGSENVA